One stretch of Patescibacteria group bacterium DNA includes these proteins:
- a CDS encoding EamA family transporter gives MWVFYAFLSAIFAALVAIFAKLGLKDIDTTLATTVRAMVMVLFLVVVSFFLHKFDGFSLASFNSREWTLIILAGVAGALSWLFYFIALKAGLASGVVAIDRLSVVFVVILAAIFLGEGFGWQVIFGALLMTAGAIFITLK, from the coding sequence ATGTGGGTATTTTACGCATTTCTCTCGGCGATTTTCGCAGCGCTTGTTGCCATTTTTGCAAAGTTAGGACTCAAAGACATAGATACGACACTCGCAACAACAGTGCGGGCGATGGTCATGGTGCTGTTTCTTGTAGTAGTTAGCTTCTTCTTGCACAAATTTGACGGGTTTTCTCTAGCGTCTTTCAATTCGCGAGAATGGACCCTCATAATCCTCGCTGGAGTCGCGGGAGCGCTTTCATGGTTGTTTTACTTTATTGCTCTTAAAGCGGGACTTGCTTCCGGAGTGGTGGCGATTGACCGCTTAAGCGTTGTGTTTGTCGTGATACTCGCGGCGATATTTTTAGGAGAAGGATTTGGTTGGCAAGTCATATTCGGCGCACTTCTAATGACTGCCGGTGCGATATTTATAACTCTTAAATAA
- a CDS encoding insulinase family protein — protein sequence MNSMKLHSKKLENGLTIQAVEMSGTNVVTSLILVGAGSRNEEKNINGIAHFLEHMFFKGGGKYKTCSAVASTIDGLGAEFNAFTSEEIVGYYVKSAKKHVDTSLDVLSDMLIKARFPKKEIEKERGVILEEIAMYLDLPMQQIADDFTTLLFGDQPLGRSVLGPPEVIKSVTQKDFFDYKEALYVPENTVITLAGAVGKEDISRVEKYFDFKPGIQTKKASPFDSRFLEKKYSIREKQTEQYHISFGVLGLSEKDARYPVQQVLSTILGGNMSSRMFLNVREEKGLCYSIRTISGGYSDIGIFTTRAGVRLDKVLNAVEAIRTEYNAIAKNGTTEEELIKAKAFAQGRIDLSTEDTEKVAFHYGSNTLLYTLQESFEEEKQKIAKVTKAEVDKLAKELLQPEKYRFSGIGPKIDEEKLLRLIS from the coding sequence ATGAATAGTATGAAATTACATTCAAAAAAGCTTGAAAATGGTCTTACGATACAGGCGGTGGAAATGTCAGGAACTAATGTTGTAACTTCACTTATACTTGTAGGTGCTGGCTCTCGGAATGAAGAGAAAAATATAAATGGAATTGCTCACTTCCTCGAACACATGTTCTTTAAGGGAGGTGGGAAGTACAAAACCTGCAGTGCAGTTGCTTCTACCATAGATGGACTTGGTGCTGAATTTAATGCATTCACCAGTGAAGAAATTGTTGGATATTATGTAAAATCAGCAAAAAAGCATGTTGATACGTCTCTTGATGTATTAAGTGACATGCTTATTAAAGCTCGTTTTCCAAAGAAAGAAATAGAGAAGGAGCGCGGAGTTATTCTTGAAGAGATTGCAATGTATTTAGATTTACCAATGCAACAAATTGCAGATGATTTTACAACCTTATTGTTTGGAGACCAACCTCTTGGAAGAAGTGTTTTAGGACCTCCAGAAGTAATAAAATCGGTAACACAAAAAGATTTTTTTGATTACAAAGAAGCTTTGTATGTACCAGAAAACACTGTAATTACACTCGCTGGAGCAGTAGGCAAAGAAGATATTTCTAGAGTAGAAAAATATTTTGATTTCAAGCCGGGAATACAGACTAAAAAAGCGTCTCCTTTTGATTCAAGGTTTTTAGAAAAAAAATATAGTATTCGTGAAAAGCAGACTGAACAATATCACATAAGTTTTGGAGTTTTGGGATTGTCAGAAAAAGATGCACGATATCCAGTCCAGCAAGTGCTCTCTACGATACTTGGAGGAAATATGTCTTCTCGTATGTTCTTAAACGTTCGTGAAGAAAAAGGGCTGTGTTATTCTATTCGTACCATATCGGGAGGATATTCTGACATAGGGATTTTCACTACTAGAGCAGGGGTAAGGCTTGATAAAGTACTAAATGCGGTAGAGGCGATTCGAACTGAGTATAATGCAATAGCTAAAAATGGAACAACTGAGGAAGAACTCATAAAAGCAAAAGCATTTGCACAAGGAAGAATAGATTTATCGACAGAGGATACGGAAAAAGTAGCTTTTCATTATGGAAGTAATACACTCCTATACACATTACAAGAATCTTTCGAAGAGGAAAAACAAAAGATAGCAAAAGTTACTAAAGCGGAAGTTGATAAGTTGGCAAAGGAGCTCTTACAACCAGAAAAATATCGTTTTTCAGGAATAGGTCCTAAGATAGATGAGGAAAAACTACTTAGATTGATTTCTTAG